Proteins encoded together in one Pseudomonas sp. ADAK13 window:
- a CDS encoding RraA family protein produces MSLPGSRILPNPPLASAEVLEAFAQVVTPHISDNLGRHIGARGLNRYNRTGKLVGTALTVKTRPGDNLLIYKAMSMLQPGHVLVVDAQGDTNNAVIGELVKLYAQQRGCVGFVIDGAIRDVASFEDTPCYARSVVHCGPYKTGPGEVNVPVSIGGMLINPGDLLVGDEDGLVAFSQADAAEVLRKAAQHAAHEEEVKAEIATGAVRQSWMDKVLKQAGLAD; encoded by the coding sequence ATGTCCTTGCCCGGTTCCCGCATCCTGCCCAACCCGCCCCTGGCTTCTGCCGAGGTGCTTGAAGCGTTTGCCCAGGTGGTCACCCCGCACATCAGCGACAACCTCGGCCGGCACATCGGCGCCCGGGGGCTGAACCGCTACAACCGCACCGGCAAGCTGGTGGGCACCGCGCTCACGGTGAAAACCCGCCCCGGCGACAACCTGCTGATCTACAAGGCCATGAGCATGCTGCAGCCGGGCCATGTGCTGGTGGTGGACGCCCAGGGCGACACCAACAACGCGGTGATCGGCGAACTGGTCAAGCTCTACGCCCAGCAACGCGGCTGCGTGGGGTTTGTGATTGACGGGGCGATTCGGGATGTCGCGAGCTTCGAGGACACCCCCTGCTACGCCCGCAGCGTGGTGCATTGCGGCCCTTACAAGACCGGCCCGGGCGAGGTGAATGTGCCGGTGTCCATCGGCGGCATGTTGATCAACCCGGGGGATTTGCTGGTGGGCGACGAAGACGGCCTGGTCGCCTTCTCCCAGGCCGACGCCGCCGAGGTGCTGCGCAAGGCCGCCCAACACGCCGCCCATGAAGAAGAAGTGAAAGCCGAAATCGCCACCGGTGCGGTGCGCCAGAGCTGGATGGACAAGGTGTTGAAACAGGCCGGCCTGGCGGATTGA